Proteins encoded together in one Juglans regia cultivar Chandler chromosome 9, Walnut 2.0, whole genome shotgun sequence window:
- the LOC108993772 gene encoding AUGMIN subunit 4-like: protein MVKGLPLLQGAQNLPPDVAQVIDQLERHCLAPDGSLVPRPAYYDLQLAREEMSRERLRYLEAMAIYCEAIAMVEAYQQAVSVANLRDIQGLYPQLGLNNSPQVYKTLEHRMILAEAAQRLRLPLISKDGEIHEDDIEKMSIMSRSSLDSTSTSVTISSSSNSMNYTTANSATSAANNSVIAGDMVEPGVGGVPNRFLGITPAYLWQTQLQQMPLPVDMAEYQMSLSREIEARLKAKCDTLADAFVMDDVDMSSGQQTSSARLPERVKLIIEEIEREEAALQEELYSADRKFADYYNVLEQILGVLIKLVKDLKLQHQHKYDDLQKTWLCKRCETMSAKLRVLEHVLLLETYTQESIPALNKIRKYLLEATEEASIAYNKAVTRLREYQGVDPHFDTIARQYHDIVKKLENMQWTIHQVEMDLKRLPEQQTT from the exons ATGGTGAAGGGACTACCACTACTCCAAGGAGCGCAAAACCTCCCGCCCGACGTGGCGCAGGTGATCGATCAGCTGGAGCGCCACTGCTTGGCTCCCGATGGATCCCTCGTCCCCAGACCCGCCTACTACGACCTCCAACtc GCGAGAGAGGAAATGTCGAGGGAAAGACTGCGATACTTGGAAGCCATG GCAATTTATTGCGAGGCCATAGCAATGGTGGAGGCGTATCAACAGGCAGTTTCAGTGGCGAACCTGCGCGATATCCAGGGTTTATACCCGCAGCTTGGCTTGAACAACTCCCCTCaa GTATATAAGACTTTAGAGCATCGAATGATCCTTGCAGAAGCAGCTCAAAGGTTGAGGCTTCCTCTTATCTCCAAAGATGGTGAAATTCATGAGGATGACATTGAGAAAATGAGCATAATGTCACGAAGTTCCCTTGATAGTACAAGTACCAGTGTCACAATCAGCTCAAGCTCTAACTCCATGAATTATACTACTGCAAATAGTGCCACTAGTGCAGCTAATAATTCTGTTATTGCTGGTGATATGGTGGAACCTGGAGTTGGTGGTGTTCCTAATCGCTTTCTTGGAATAACACCTGCTTATTTATGGCAAACGCAACTCCAGCAAATGCCATTACCTGTG GATATGGCAGAATACCAGATGTCTCTTTCTCGTGAGATTGAGGCTCGTTTGAAAGCTAAATGTGATACGTTAGCTGATGCCTTTGTAATGGATGATGTTG ACATGTCATCTGGGCAGCAAACTTCAAGTGCTCGCCTTCCAGAAAG GGTAAAGTTGATAATTGAGGAGATTGAAAGGGAAGAAGCAGCTTTGCAAGAGGAACTCTATTCTGCAGACAGAAAATTTGCTGACTACTATAAT GTCTTAGAGCAAATACTTGGGGTTCTTATTAAGCTTGTTAAAGATTTGAAGTTGCAGCATCAACACAAATAT GATGATTTGCAAAAGACATGGCTGTGCAAAAGGTGTGAGACTATGAGTGCAAAATTAAG GGTTCTGGAGCATGTTCTCCTGCTGGAAACTTATACTCAGGAGTCAATACCAGCCCTTAATAAAATAAG GAAGTATCTTCTTGAGGCTACAGAAGAAGCTTCTATTGCATATAATAAAGCG GTTACACGTCTCCGCGAGTATCAAGGTGTTGATCCTCACTTCGATACAATTGCAAGGCAGTACCATGATATCGTGAAG